Proteins encoded in a region of the Aptenodytes patagonicus chromosome Z, bAptPat1.pri.cur, whole genome shotgun sequence genome:
- the LOC143172417 gene encoding tubulin polyglutamylase complex subunit 2-like isoform X2, whose amino-acid sequence MEEKPSASIKPYLDKLTLGVTRILETSPGVAEVTFVEKEPAERHTIISWEQKNSCILPEDLKNFYLMTDGFQMTWSVKTDDTPMPLGSMVINSVSKLCRLGGSSMYTLPNAPTLADLEDDTDEEGNGDKPEKPHFDSRSLIFELDPCNGNGKVCLVYKHAKPGEHLLGCPVSTEVWG is encoded by the exons ATGGAGGAGAAGCCCTCCGCCAGCATCAAGCCCTACCTGGACAAGCTCACCCTGGGGGTCACACGGATACTGG aGACTTCTCCAGGAGTTGCTGAGGTGACGTTTGTGGAAAAGGAGCCAGCTGAACGCCACACAATCATTTCATGGGAGCAA AAAAACTCCTGCATATTGCCAGAGGATTTAAAGAACTTCTATCTGATGACCGATGGCTTCCAGATGACCTGGAGTGTGAAGACTGATG ATACCCCAATGCCTCTGGGCTCCATGGTGATTAATAGTGTTTCGAAGCTATGTCGGCTTGGGGGTTCCTCTATGTACACTCTGCCTAATGCACCAACTCTCGCTGACCTGGAAGATGACACAGACGAGGAAG gtaATGGAGACAAACCAGAGAAGCCACACTTTGATTCTCGTAGTCTTATCTTTGAATTAGACCCATGCAATGGGAATGGCAAAGTTTGTCTTGTTTATAAGCACGCTAAACCAG GTGAACATCTACTGGGATGTCCTGTCTCCACTGAAGTCTGGGGCTAA
- the LOC143172417 gene encoding tubulin polyglutamylase complex subunit 2-like isoform X1: MEEKPSASIKPYLDKLTLGVTRILETSPGVAEVTFVEKEPAERHTIISWEQKNSCILPEDLKNFYLMTDGFQMTWSVKTDDTPMPLGSMVINSVSKLCRLGGSSMYTLPNAPTLADLEDDTDEEGNGDKPEKPHFDSRSLIFELDPCNGNGKVCLVYKHAKPVVSPDTEIWFLDRALYWHFLTKTFTAYYRLLITHLGLPQWQYTFTSYGVSPQAKQWFNMYKPITINTALLSEEADSFVNKLDPNKVFKSKNKTPVIKKKPPSQPAGSQKSHTSMTSSKTSSLAGNSSRK, from the exons ATGGAGGAGAAGCCCTCCGCCAGCATCAAGCCCTACCTGGACAAGCTCACCCTGGGGGTCACACGGATACTGG aGACTTCTCCAGGAGTTGCTGAGGTGACGTTTGTGGAAAAGGAGCCAGCTGAACGCCACACAATCATTTCATGGGAGCAA AAAAACTCCTGCATATTGCCAGAGGATTTAAAGAACTTCTATCTGATGACCGATGGCTTCCAGATGACCTGGAGTGTGAAGACTGATG ATACCCCAATGCCTCTGGGCTCCATGGTGATTAATAGTGTTTCGAAGCTATGTCGGCTTGGGGGTTCCTCTATGTACACTCTGCCTAATGCACCAACTCTCGCTGACCTGGAAGATGACACAGACGAGGAAG gtaATGGAGACAAACCAGAGAAGCCACACTTTGATTCTCGTAGTCTTATCTTTGAATTAGACCCATGCAATGGGAATGGCAAAGTTTGTCTTGTTTATAAGCACGCTAAACCAG TTGTCTCCCCAGACACAGAGATATGGTTCCTGGACAGAGCTCTGTATTGGCATTTCCTCACCAAAACCTTCACAGCCTACTACCGCCTGCTCATTACCCATCTGGGTCTCCCACAGTGGCAGTACACCTTCACCAGCTATGGGGTCAGTCCCCAGGCCAAG CAATGGTTTAACATGTATAAACCCATAACCATCAACACAGCTCTCCTCTCTGAAGAAGCTGATTCCTTTGTGAACAAGCTGGACCCTAATAaggtatttaaaagcaaaaacaaaactcCAGTGATCAAAAAGAAACCACCCTCCCAGCCAGCAGGCTCCCAAAAGAGTCACACGAGCATGACCTCCTCCAAGACATCCTCACTAGCTGGGAATTCTTCAAGGAAGTAA